In one Acidimicrobiales bacterium genomic region, the following are encoded:
- a CDS encoding 4Fe-4S binding protein produces MPKPRVPGMLIGLRVTFVELMRTMFPRRGIKTFIPAPSLGAVTVQYPREKEDPAPRSRGVIALHEGNCTACMLCARSCPDWCIYIEGHKEKAPPRRPGGKPRQVNALDRFDIDYSLCMYCGICVEVCPFEALFWTPEYEYSEPRIADLLHDKARLGEWMDTVPDFEPYEAGSEQKVKKVPR; encoded by the coding sequence ATGCCCAAGCCACGCGTGCCCGGCATGCTCATCGGCCTCCGGGTCACCTTCGTCGAGCTGATGCGGACCATGTTCCCCAGGCGGGGCATCAAGACCTTCATCCCCGCCCCGTCCCTCGGCGCGGTCACCGTGCAGTACCCGCGGGAGAAGGAGGACCCGGCTCCCCGGTCCCGCGGCGTCATCGCCCTCCACGAGGGCAACTGCACGGCCTGCATGCTGTGCGCCCGAAGCTGCCCGGACTGGTGCATCTACATCGAGGGCCACAAGGAGAAGGCACCGCCTCGCCGGCCGGGCGGCAAGCCCCGGCAGGTCAACGCCCTCGACCGCTTCGACATCGACTACTCGCTGTGCATGTACTGCGGGATCTGCGTCGAGGTGTGCCCGTTCGAGGCCCTGTTCTGGACCCCGGAGTACGAGTACTCCGAGCCCCGCATCGCCGACCTGCTCCACGACAAGGCCCGGCTGGGCGAGTGGATGGACACGGTGCCCGACTTCGAGCCCTACGAGGCCGGGTCGGAGCAGAAGGTGAAGAAGGTGCCGCGCTAG
- a CDS encoding NADH-quinone oxidoreductase subunit D 1 yields the protein MTAVSDREQLRYIAAQAADARINFEIETEGMTINLGPQHPATHGTLRIVAKLDAEQVITAEPVAGYMHRGYEKICEARTYPQINTLVNRIDWLGSFANEVPFILASERLMDVEAPPRAQWIRTAMFEMSRIANLVLFAGDTALQIGGQTAAFYGFRDREFVLNQIEAVSGGRFHPNFDRIGGLKDDLPKGWIAETKTAMEKVRAFCDEIDDLVTGNEIFQARTRGVGIIPADVAQSYGLSGANLRGSGVDWDLRRDSHSGLVHRELDWKVHTHPDGDCFSRWWVRIQEIREATRMVDQCLDGLPSGPIMAKVPRIIKVPAGEAYVETENPLGAMGYYVVSKGDLGPFRLKIRSASFNNISVLPWVLRGVYVPDIVSILASLYFILGDIDR from the coding sequence ATGACCGCCGTGTCCGACCGCGAGCAGCTGCGCTACATCGCGGCCCAGGCCGCGGATGCCCGCATCAACTTCGAGATCGAGACCGAGGGGATGACCATCAACCTCGGCCCCCAGCACCCCGCCACCCACGGGACGCTGCGCATCGTGGCCAAGCTCGACGCCGAGCAGGTCATCACGGCCGAGCCGGTGGCCGGCTACATGCACCGGGGCTACGAGAAGATCTGCGAGGCCCGCACCTACCCCCAGATCAACACGCTGGTCAACCGCATCGACTGGCTGGGGAGCTTCGCCAACGAGGTGCCCTTCATCCTGGCCTCCGAGCGGCTCATGGACGTCGAGGCCCCGCCCCGGGCCCAGTGGATCCGCACCGCCATGTTCGAGATGAGCCGCATCGCCAACCTGGTGCTGTTCGCCGGGGACACCGCCCTGCAGATCGGCGGCCAGACCGCGGCGTTCTACGGCTTCCGGGACCGGGAGTTCGTCCTCAACCAGATCGAGGCCGTCTCCGGGGGGCGCTTCCACCCCAACTTTGACCGCATCGGCGGCTTGAAGGACGACCTGCCCAAGGGCTGGATCGCCGAGACCAAGACGGCCATGGAGAAGGTCCGGGCCTTCTGCGACGAGATCGACGACCTGGTCACCGGCAACGAGATCTTCCAGGCCCGCACCCGAGGCGTCGGCATCATCCCGGCCGACGTGGCCCAGAGCTACGGCCTGTCCGGGGCCAACCTGCGGGGCTCCGGCGTCGACTGGGACCTGCGGCGCGACAGCCACAGCGGCCTGGTGCACCGCGAGCTGGACTGGAAGGTGCACACCCACCCCGACGGCGACTGCTTCAGCCGCTGGTGGGTGCGCATCCAGGAGATCCGCGAGGCCACCCGCATGGTCGACCAGTGCCTGGACGGCCTGCCCAGCGGCCCGATCATGGCCAAGGTCCCCCGCATCATCAAGGTGCCGGCCGGCGAGGCCTACGTGGAGACCGAGAACCCGCTGGGGGCCATGGGCTACTACGTGGTGTCCAAGGGTGACCTGGGGCCGTTCCGGCTCAAGATCCGCTCGGCCAGCTTCAACAACATCTCGGTGCTGCCGTGGGTGCTCCGGGGGGTCTACGTCCCGGACATCGTCTCCATCCTGGCCTCGCTCTACTTCATCCTCGGGGACATCGACCGGTGA
- a CDS encoding NADH-quinone oxidoreductase subunit B family protein translates to MLTCPGVHVPGSRRHPLMGLIESGRSPKPLTALLNISRKYSLWAYQWGLACCAIEMGAAFASPRFDVMRLGVIPFPASPRQADLVIVSGTVTDKMAPSVRRLYEQMPDPKYVISMGSCANCGGPYWDSYSVTKGVDQIIPVDVYVPGCPPRPEALIEGIVLLQERIRTEDPAERWRGEPIVVS, encoded by the coding sequence TTGCTCACCTGTCCCGGGGTCCACGTCCCCGGCTCCCGGCGACACCCGCTGATGGGCCTCATCGAGAGCGGCAGGTCGCCCAAGCCCCTCACGGCCCTCCTCAACATCTCCCGCAAGTACTCCCTCTGGGCGTACCAGTGGGGGCTGGCGTGCTGCGCCATCGAGATGGGGGCGGCCTTCGCGTCGCCCCGCTTCGACGTGATGCGCCTGGGGGTCATCCCCTTCCCGGCCTCGCCCCGCCAGGCCGACCTGGTCATCGTCTCGGGCACGGTCACCGACAAGATGGCACCGTCGGTGCGCCGGCTCTACGAGCAGATGCCCGACCCCAAGTACGTGATCTCCATGGGGAGCTGCGCCAACTGCGGTGGGCCCTACTGGGACAGCTACTCGGTCACCAAGGGCGTCGACCAGATCATCCCCGTCGACGTGTACGTGCCCGGCTGCCCGCCCCGGCCCGAGGCCCTGATCGAGGGCATCGTCCTGCTGCAGGAGCGGATCCGCACCGAGGACCCGGCCGAGCGCTGGCGAGGGGAGCCGATCGTTGTCTCCTGA
- the ndhC gene encoding NADH-quinone oxidoreductase subunit A translates to MSDFLRSYLTVFVFGAVAVGLVGAVLGLGSFIRPHRPRPEKLLTYESGVDPVGDGWTQAEIRYYIFALLFVMFDVEAVFIFPWATRLEAYGAFGVVEMSVFIVVLALGLLYAWRKKVLRWI, encoded by the coding sequence GTGTCGGACTTCCTCCGCTCCTACCTGACGGTTTTCGTGTTCGGGGCCGTCGCCGTCGGCCTCGTCGGGGCCGTCCTGGGGCTGGGCTCGTTCATCCGCCCCCACCGGCCCCGGCCCGAGAAGCTGCTCACCTACGAGAGCGGCGTCGACCCGGTGGGCGACGGGTGGACCCAGGCCGAGATCCGCTACTACATCTTCGCCCTGCTGTTCGTCATGTTCGACGTCGAGGCCGTGTTCATCTTCCCCTGGGCCACCCGACTCGAGGCCTACGGCGCCTTCGGGGTCGTCGAGATGTCCGTCTTCATCGTGGTGCTGGCCCTGGGCCTGCTCTACGCCTGGCGCAAGAAGGTCCTCCGTTGGATCTGA
- a CDS encoding complex I subunit 1 family protein encodes MSGASAIFSVELAYWQQTILRSVGVLAAVLLPAGTIVYLFLFKMMSFMQSRIGPNEAGPYGSMQLLAEVGKWLQKEDIFPSKADRHLFAMAPYIVVASVLLVYVAVPFGPDAWFAELDAGIFYVLAVSSLSAIGVLVAGWASANKYALIGGLRAAGQLIAYELPMLLAVVGVCVQAGSLNLFDIVRAQADGAIFGWEAVGNPYILTQFAGFAIFMVATQAELTQPPFDMPVAESELVTGYMTEYSGIRFLLFFIAEFASAGAFAIIASTLFLGGYYLPGLDLDANYMNVVGPLVLLGKMVLVTFLIFWARFTYPRFREDQLQRFAWTVLIPLALVNILATMILKVAF; translated from the coding sequence ATGAGCGGCGCGTCGGCGATCTTCTCGGTCGAGCTGGCCTACTGGCAGCAGACCATCCTGCGCAGCGTGGGCGTGCTGGCCGCGGTGCTGCTGCCGGCCGGGACCATCGTCTACCTGTTCCTGTTCAAGATGATGAGCTTCATGCAGAGCCGGATCGGGCCCAACGAGGCCGGCCCCTACGGCTCGATGCAGCTCCTGGCCGAGGTGGGGAAGTGGCTCCAGAAGGAGGACATCTTCCCGTCCAAGGCCGACCGCCACCTCTTCGCCATGGCCCCCTACATCGTGGTGGCCTCGGTGCTGCTGGTGTACGTGGCCGTGCCCTTCGGGCCCGACGCCTGGTTCGCCGAGCTCGACGCCGGCATCTTCTACGTGCTGGCCGTGTCGTCCCTCTCGGCCATCGGCGTGCTGGTGGCCGGCTGGGCCTCGGCCAACAAGTACGCCCTCATCGGTGGCCTGCGAGCGGCCGGCCAGCTCATCGCCTACGAGCTCCCCATGCTGCTGGCCGTGGTGGGCGTGTGCGTGCAGGCCGGCAGCCTCAACCTGTTCGACATCGTCCGGGCCCAGGCCGACGGGGCCATCTTCGGGTGGGAGGCGGTGGGCAACCCCTACATCCTCACCCAGTTCGCGGGCTTCGCCATCTTCATGGTGGCCACCCAGGCCGAGCTGACCCAGCCGCCGTTCGACATGCCGGTGGCCGAGTCGGAGCTGGTCACCGGCTACATGACCGAGTACTCGGGCATCCGGTTCCTGCTGTTCTTCATCGCCGAGTTCGCCTCGGCCGGGGCCTTCGCCATCATCGCCTCCACCCTCTTCCTCGGGGGCTACTACCTGCCCGGCCTGGACCTGGACGCCAACTACATGAACGTGGTCGGCCCGTTGGTGCTGCTCGGGAAGATGGTACTGGTCACCTTCCTCATCTTCTGGGCCCGGTTCACCTACCCCCGCTTCCGTGAGGACCAGCTCCAGCGCTTCGCCTGGACCGTGCTCATCCCCCTCGCCCTGGTGAACATCCTCGCCACGATGATCCTGAAGGTGGCCTTCTGA
- a CDS encoding NADH-quinone oxidoreductase subunit M, whose protein sequence is FTMFGSAFMLVGMLATVFLARDHGVGRITFDLVELAEAQSVTGDTARWLFLGFAVAFAVKVPLFPVHTWLPDAHTEAPTAGSVILAGVLLKLGTYGLLRFGLYLFPEASAWFAPAMVTLGTVGVIYGAVVATMQKDLKRLVAYSSVAHLGFIVLGTFSLTTQGLEGSVLQMVNHGISTGALFLLVGMISDRRHTREIAALKGLQKVAPVFAGVFTVVMMSSLGLPGLNGFVGEFLILLGSFTSARWWSVVAAAGVILAALYLLWAYQRTFHGEPDPDNEGFREISLREGLVMAPLLGLIVFLGVYPKPVLERIEPSITALVAHVEGNSDFREPAVDKTGPAARSDVYAEAESQGEGHGGAGTEGEGEAPATDGGAHDEEGGG, encoded by the coding sequence CTTCACGATGTTCGGCTCGGCGTTCATGCTCGTCGGCATGCTGGCGACGGTCTTCCTCGCCCGCGATCACGGCGTCGGCCGGATCACCTTCGACCTCGTGGAGCTGGCCGAGGCCCAGTCCGTCACCGGCGACACGGCGCGCTGGCTCTTCCTGGGCTTCGCCGTCGCCTTCGCCGTCAAGGTGCCGCTGTTCCCCGTGCACACGTGGCTGCCCGATGCCCACACCGAGGCGCCGACCGCCGGCTCGGTGATCCTGGCCGGCGTGCTGCTCAAGCTCGGCACGTACGGACTGCTGCGCTTCGGGCTCTACCTGTTCCCCGAGGCGTCGGCCTGGTTCGCCCCGGCCATGGTCACCCTGGGCACCGTCGGGGTCATCTACGGCGCCGTGGTGGCCACCATGCAGAAGGACCTGAAGCGGCTGGTGGCCTACTCGTCGGTGGCCCACCTTGGCTTCATCGTCCTGGGCACCTTCTCGCTCACCACCCAGGGCCTGGAGGGCTCGGTGCTGCAGATGGTCAACCACGGCATCTCCACCGGCGCCCTGTTCCTGCTGGTGGGGATGATCTCGGACCGCCGCCACACCCGCGAGATCGCGGCGCTGAAGGGCCTGCAGAAGGTGGCGCCGGTCTTCGCCGGGGTGTTCACGGTGGTGATGATGTCGTCGCTCGGCCTGCCCGGCCTGAACGGCTTCGTGGGCGAGTTCCTGATCCTGCTGGGCTCGTTCACCTCGGCCCGGTGGTGGTCGGTGGTGGCCGCCGCCGGGGTGATCCTGGCCGCCCTGTACCTGCTGTGGGCCTACCAGCGCACCTTCCACGGCGAGCCGGACCCCGACAACGAGGGCTTCCGGGAGATCTCCCTGCGGGAGGGCCTGGTGATGGCCCCGCTGCTGGGCCTGATCGTGTTCCTGGGCGTCTACCCCAAGCCGGTGCTGGAGCGGATCGAGCCCTCGATCACCGCCCTGGTGGCCCACGTCGAGGGCAACAGCGACTTCCGCGAGCCCGCGGTCGACAAGACCGGCCCGGCCGCCCGCTCGGACGTGTACGCCGAGGCCGAGTCGCAGGGCGAGGGCCACGGCGGGGCGGGCACCGAGGGTGAGGGCGAGGCGCCGGCCACCGACGGCGGCGCCCACGACGAGGAGGGGGGCGGATGA
- a CDS encoding NADH-quinone oxidoreductase subunit N, with the protein MMALLAELQSIETPGVAWAALSPFLVLVGGATLLLGAGGLLPRRTKVGWPALWTVATALAAIVAAVLLWRDLPESGTRTVVRGAYAVDGFSLFLIVVICVGLIIGALLTDGYLRREDLEGPEPSILFLVSAAGGVIMASAADLIVLFLGLEILSIAAYVLAGLHRRRMRSGEAALKYFVLGGFSSAFFLYGIALVYGATGTTNMVGIAEFLATNRLTDEGLLLAGVGLMLVGFGFKVAAAPFHAWTPDVYQGAPSPVVAFMASSVKVAGFAGMLRVIVVTFSTHRLDWQPVVYGLAVASLVVGAVLAVVQTDVKRMMAYSSINHAGFVLVAVAAASTDGISAALFYLATYTLLVGGTFGVVTVLGRKGDGHHSLEDYRGLARREPLLAAALVVFLLAQAGTPLTSGFLAKFYAVSAIVEAGSFWLGLVAMLTAVVSAFLYLRIILSMYGGPDDGEEAGPPAVPARRIRVPLAAKVTIALALMATVGIGVVPDPLTRTARDATPDLVAEDPAPSP; encoded by the coding sequence ATGATGGCGCTGCTGGCCGAGCTGCAGTCGATCGAGACGCCGGGCGTGGCCTGGGCCGCCCTCTCGCCGTTCCTGGTGCTGGTGGGTGGGGCCACCCTGCTGCTGGGCGCCGGCGGCCTCCTGCCCCGACGCACCAAGGTGGGCTGGCCGGCCCTGTGGACCGTGGCCACCGCCCTGGCCGCCATCGTGGCCGCCGTGCTGCTGTGGCGGGACCTGCCCGAGAGCGGCACCCGCACCGTGGTCCGCGGCGCCTACGCCGTCGACGGCTTCTCCCTGTTCCTGATCGTGGTGATCTGTGTCGGCCTGATCATCGGCGCCCTGCTCACCGACGGCTACCTGCGCCGGGAGGACCTGGAGGGCCCCGAGCCCTCCATCCTGTTCCTGGTCTCGGCGGCCGGTGGCGTGATCATGGCCTCGGCCGCCGATCTCATCGTGCTGTTCCTGGGCCTGGAGATCCTCTCCATCGCCGCCTACGTGCTGGCCGGCCTGCACCGGCGGCGCATGCGCTCGGGCGAGGCCGCCCTCAAGTACTTCGTGCTGGGCGGCTTCTCGTCGGCCTTCTTCCTCTACGGCATCGCCCTGGTCTACGGGGCCACGGGCACCACCAACATGGTGGGCATCGCCGAGTTCCTGGCCACCAACCGCCTCACCGACGAGGGGCTGCTGCTGGCCGGCGTGGGCCTCATGCTGGTGGGCTTCGGCTTCAAGGTGGCGGCCGCCCCGTTCCACGCCTGGACCCCCGACGTGTACCAGGGGGCGCCGTCGCCGGTGGTGGCGTTCATGGCCTCGTCGGTGAAGGTGGCCGGCTTCGCCGGGATGCTCCGCGTCATCGTGGTGACGTTCTCGACCCACCGCCTGGACTGGCAGCCCGTGGTCTACGGCCTGGCCGTGGCCAGCCTGGTGGTGGGCGCCGTGCTGGCCGTGGTGCAGACCGACGTGAAGCGGATGATGGCCTACTCGTCCATCAACCACGCCGGCTTCGTCCTGGTGGCGGTGGCCGCGGCCAGCACCGACGGCATCTCCGCCGCCCTCTTCTACCTGGCCACCTACACCCTGCTGGTGGGGGGCACCTTCGGGGTCGTGACCGTGCTGGGCCGCAAGGGCGACGGGCACCACTCGCTGGAGGACTACCGGGGCCTGGCCCGGCGGGAGCCCCTGCTGGCCGCGGCCCTCGTGGTCTTCCTCCTGGCCCAGGCCGGCACCCCGTTGACCTCCGGGTTCCTGGCCAAGTTCTACGCCGTGAGCGCCATCGTCGAGGCCGGCTCGTTCTGGCTGGGCCTGGTGGCCATGCTCACCGCCGTGGTGTCGGCCTTCCTCTACCTGCGGATCATCCTGTCCATGTACGGGGGGCCCGACGACGGCGAGGAGGCCGGCCCGCCGGCGGTGCCGGCCCGCCGCATCCGGGTGCCCCTGGCCGCCAAGGTCACCATCGCCCTGGCCCTGATGGCCACGGTGGGCATCGGCGTGGTGCCGGACCCCCTCACTAGGACGGCCCGCGACGCCACCCCCGACCTCGTGGCCGAGGACCCCGCTCCATCGCCCTGA
- the nuoK gene encoding NADH-quinone oxidoreductase subunit NuoK has translation MLLNQFLLLSAILFSIGVYGVIARRNGVAILMSIELILNAVNINLIAFAAMQGDLAGQVFALFVIAIAAAEVGVGLAIVLAIYRNRKSVDLDELDVMKG, from the coding sequence GTGCTGCTGAACCAGTTCCTCCTGCTCTCGGCCATCCTCTTCTCGATCGGCGTCTACGGGGTCATCGCCCGCCGCAACGGCGTGGCCATCCTCATGTCGATCGAGCTCATCCTGAACGCGGTGAACATCAACCTGATCGCCTTCGCCGCCATGCAGGGCGACCTCGCCGGCCAGGTCTTCGCCCTGTTCGTCATCGCCATCGCCGCCGCCGAGGTGGGCGTGGGCCTGGCCATCGTCCTGGCCATCTACCGCAACCGCAAGAGCGTCGACCTCGACGAGCTCGACGTGATGAAGGGCTGA
- the nuoL gene encoding NADH-quinone oxidoreductase subunit L has protein sequence MLTHAFIIPLVMAVSFLAILAVGKRLPKGGAEIGIAAIAVCFVLALATGVGWIQRTNHPPEVAHAAEEAHGEAAGTHGAERPTAAEADGDHAEEPGATAAEDGESEGDHGQATAADAEATGGAHGEDDGTGAAATEGATETEGDHGEAAAGAHGAEAEEHHEVPPVIRNMTWLRTGGHDITVGTLVDGLTAMMLLVVTLISLLVHVYSSDYVAGDRRFTHYYAFLSLFTASMLMFVLTENTLQLIVGWELVGLCSFALIGHWWEEKPNSDAALKAFLTNRVGDVGLLVGVSVLFFGAGGTFDITTINTMANAGEIDHLVLLVASCCLLTAVMSKSGQFILHTWLPDAMAGPTPVSALIHAATMVVAGVYMVARLYPVFWHGLSIGESNVNLLAVVGSVTLLFGALLAFVQNDVKKVLAYSTVSQLGYMVMALGVGAWTAATFHLFTHALFKACLFLGAGSMSHACHHSFDMKKDYGGLRRTMPWTYRTFMIGTAALIGIFPLAGFWSKDEILAGANQLGGDGGYQLMLVMGVLGAVCTAAYMTRVIWYCFFGEPRGAAAAHTPHESGPRIVLPLVVLAVLAVFAGFTNLPDTGALSFVPETFALRFEHFVEPTTAAFPSGALVGAEFHHPEFSIAIALTTTVLALLTIGLAYAWFWKGKGPHGLTERNALARAGYRLLENKYYLDTLYTTIIVGAVKGPIARAANWFNQHVLDGVVNGAGSSARFGGRWLYEKVDQGIIDNVVKGSGAGAEGSGQLLRRTQTGKVQTYGAYLFGAATVLAAVFVIIASAS, from the coding sequence ATGCTGACCCACGCCTTCATCATCCCGCTGGTCATGGCCGTGTCGTTCCTGGCCATCCTGGCCGTGGGCAAGCGCCTGCCCAAGGGCGGGGCCGAGATCGGCATCGCCGCCATCGCCGTCTGCTTCGTGCTGGCCCTGGCCACCGGGGTGGGCTGGATCCAGCGCACCAACCACCCGCCCGAGGTGGCCCACGCGGCCGAGGAGGCCCACGGCGAGGCCGCCGGCACTCACGGCGCCGAGCGCCCCACCGCAGCGGAGGCCGACGGCGACCACGCCGAGGAGCCCGGCGCCACCGCAGCCGAGGACGGCGAGAGCGAGGGCGACCACGGCCAGGCCACCGCGGCCGACGCCGAGGCGACGGGCGGCGCCCACGGCGAGGACGACGGCACCGGCGCGGCGGCGACGGAGGGCGCCACCGAGACCGAGGGCGATCACGGCGAGGCGGCCGCCGGGGCCCACGGGGCCGAGGCCGAGGAGCACCACGAGGTGCCGCCGGTGATCCGGAACATGACCTGGCTCCGGACCGGCGGCCACGACATCACCGTGGGCACCCTGGTCGACGGGCTCACGGCCATGATGCTGCTGGTCGTCACCCTGATCTCGCTGCTGGTCCACGTCTACAGCAGCGACTACGTGGCCGGCGACCGGCGCTTCACCCACTACTACGCCTTCCTCAGCCTGTTCACCGCCTCGATGCTGATGTTCGTGCTGACCGAGAACACGCTCCAGCTCATCGTGGGCTGGGAGCTGGTGGGCCTGTGCTCCTTCGCCCTCATCGGGCACTGGTGGGAGGAGAAGCCCAACTCCGACGCCGCCCTCAAGGCCTTCCTCACCAACCGGGTGGGCGACGTGGGCCTGCTGGTCGGGGTGTCGGTCCTGTTCTTCGGGGCCGGGGGCACGTTCGACATCACCACCATCAACACCATGGCCAACGCCGGGGAGATCGACCACCTGGTGCTGCTGGTGGCGTCGTGCTGCCTGCTCACCGCGGTGATGTCCAAGTCGGGCCAGTTCATCCTCCACACCTGGCTGCCCGACGCCATGGCCGGACCCACCCCGGTCTCGGCCCTGATCCACGCCGCCACCATGGTGGTGGCCGGCGTGTACATGGTGGCCCGGCTGTACCCGGTGTTCTGGCACGGCCTCTCCATCGGGGAGTCCAACGTCAACCTGCTGGCCGTGGTGGGCTCGGTGACCCTGCTCTTCGGTGCCCTGCTGGCCTTCGTGCAGAACGACGTCAAGAAGGTGCTGGCCTACTCCACCGTCTCCCAGCTGGGCTACATGGTCATGGCCCTCGGGGTGGGGGCGTGGACGGCGGCCACCTTCCACCTCTTCACCCACGCCCTGTTCAAGGCCTGCCTGTTCCTGGGGGCGGGCTCGATGAGCCACGCCTGCCACCACAGCTTCGACATGAAGAAGGACTACGGCGGGCTGCGGCGGACCATGCCCTGGACCTACCGCACCTTCATGATCGGCACCGCGGCCCTGATCGGCATCTTCCCGCTGGCCGGGTTCTGGTCGAAGGACGAGATCCTGGCCGGGGCCAACCAGCTCGGCGGGGACGGCGGCTACCAGCTCATGTTGGTCATGGGCGTCCTGGGGGCGGTCTGCACCGCGGCCTACATGACCCGGGTCATCTGGTACTGCTTCTTCGGTGAGCCCCGGGGGGCGGCGGCGGCCCACACGCCGCACGAATCGGGCCCCCGCATCGTGCTGCCCCTGGTGGTCCTGGCCGTGCTGGCCGTCTTCGCCGGCTTCACCAACCTGCCCGACACCGGGGCCCTGTCGTTCGTGCCCGAGACCTTCGCCCTGCGCTTCGAGCACTTCGTCGAGCCCACCACCGCGGCCTTCCCGTCCGGCGCGCTGGTCGGCGCCGAGTTCCACCACCCCGAGTTCTCCATCGCCATCGCCCTGACCACCACGGTGCTGGCCCTGCTCACCATCGGGCTGGCCTACGCCTGGTTCTGGAAGGGCAAGGGCCCCCACGGCCTCACCGAGCGCAACGCGCTGGCCCGGGCCGGCTACCGCCTGCTGGAGAACAAGTACTACCTCGACACGCTGTACACCACGATCATCGTGGGGGCGGTGAAGGGGCCGATCGCCCGCGCCGCCAACTGGTTCAACCAGCACGTCCTGGACGGGGTGGTCAACGGGGCCGGGTCCTCGGCCCGCTTCGGGGGCCGGTGGCTCTACGAGAAGGTCGACCAGGGCATCATCGACAACGTGGTGAAGGGCTCCGGCGCCGGGGCCGAGGGGTCGGGCCAGCTGCTGCGCCGGACCCAGACCGGCAAGGTCCAGACCTACGGCGCCTACCTGTTCGGCGCGGCCACCGTGCTGGCCGCCGTGTTCGTGATCATCGCCAGCGCGAGCTGA
- a CDS encoding NADH-quinone oxidoreductase subunit J: protein MALPGTDAPINVSQTVGFGVIALVMVVSALRVVTTRNVVHAAMWLVVVLAGAAAQYILLAAEFVAVTQVMVYIGAVVVLFLFGVMLTRARLGTDAELTRKNWYGGAFVAVVMLGLLSFSLVDTFQDAKLPEERQAGLVLPAAGDPAGDAHPNAGSNTAAVSDTIFSSYLVPFEVVSVLLTAALVGAIVIARKD, encoded by the coding sequence ATGGCCCTCCCCGGGACCGACGCGCCGATCAACGTCTCCCAGACGGTCGGCTTCGGCGTCATCGCCCTGGTCATGGTGGTGTCCGCCCTCCGGGTGGTGACCACCCGCAACGTGGTCCACGCGGCCATGTGGCTGGTGGTGGTGCTGGCTGGCGCCGCGGCCCAGTACATCCTGCTGGCCGCCGAGTTCGTGGCCGTCACCCAGGTGATGGTCTACATCGGGGCGGTGGTGGTGCTGTTCCTGTTCGGCGTGATGCTCACCCGGGCCCGCCTGGGCACCGACGCCGAGCTGACCCGCAAGAACTGGTACGGCGGGGCGTTCGTGGCCGTGGTCATGCTGGGCCTGCTCAGCTTCAGCCTGGTCGACACCTTCCAGGACGCCAAGCTGCCGGAGGAGCGCCAGGCCGGCCTGGTCCTGCCGGCCGCCGGCGACCCGGCGGGTGACGCCCACCCCAACGCCGGCTCCAACACCGCCGCGGTGAGCGACACCATCTTCTCCAGCTACCTGGTCCCCTTCGAGGTGGTGTCGGTGCTGCTGACCGCGGCCCTGGTCGGCGCCATCGTCATCGCGAGGAAGGACTAG
- a CDS encoding NADH-quinone oxidoreductase subunit C has translation MSPDTDAPPEVEAADDAPRDEAREALRDRFAAELGDAVVDSHIAVGSTLWVRVTAEAWRTAGQVARDHLGCRWFDFISGVDWLPSPWGRYENDGFDQPAEPDTEITSSDPTRHPDGAGSAGPVFETGVAGGEARFQLLARVVNLAEHTDIILKADVGDDMTMPSWVPLYDGADWHERETWEMFGITFEGHPGLRHIYLPADFEGHPLRKDFPLIARMVKPWPGIVDVEPMPAEDEPAEDEPAADEGDAEGGEA, from the coding sequence TTGTCTCCTGACACCGACGCTCCCCCCGAGGTGGAGGCGGCCGACGACGCGCCCCGTGACGAGGCCCGCGAGGCCCTGCGGGACCGCTTCGCGGCCGAGCTGGGCGACGCCGTGGTCGACAGCCACATCGCCGTGGGCTCCACCCTGTGGGTGCGGGTCACGGCCGAGGCGTGGCGGACCGCCGGCCAGGTGGCCCGCGACCACCTGGGCTGCCGCTGGTTCGACTTCATCTCCGGCGTCGACTGGTTGCCCTCCCCGTGGGGCCGCTACGAGAACGACGGCTTCGACCAGCCCGCCGAGCCCGACACCGAGATCACGTCCTCCGACCCCACCCGCCACCCTGACGGTGCCGGCTCCGCCGGCCCTGTGTTCGAAACGGGCGTGGCCGGCGGCGAGGCCCGCTTCCAGCTGCTGGCCCGGGTGGTGAACCTGGCCGAGCACACCGACATCATCCTGAAGGCCGACGTCGGCGACGACATGACGATGCCCAGCTGGGTCCCCCTCTACGACGGGGCCGACTGGCACGAGCGGGAGACGTGGGAGATGTTCGGCATCACCTTCGAGGGCCACCCCGGCCTGCGCCACATCTACCTGCCGGCCGACTTCGAGGGCCACCCGCTGCGCAAGGACTTCCCCCTCATCGCCCGCATGGTGAAGCCCTGGCCCGGCATCGTCGACGTCGAGCCCATGCCGGCCGAGGACGAGCCCGCCGAGGACGAGCCTGCCGCCGACGAGGGCGACGCCGAGGGAGGTGAGGCATGA